In a genomic window of Thalassotalea piscium:
- a CDS encoding CBU_0592 family membrane protein, producing MIVAVLGWFGSILYLVNHGYISVNKEWKPNIYFTGNLIAALALVASSLLISSYQAVVINGFWALISILLIIKFDMSTIAFSKRAFYLGLILILAWSAYIAYKHGINSLAFFTYLGWSSSYVFCLSYFLFCSKKLNRISYLLLNAFAASALLPILWRQENWPVFSLEICWVLISIYGAYTQVDEVHLID from the coding sequence ATGATTGTCGCTGTATTAGGTTGGTTTGGCTCGATATTATATTTAGTTAATCATGGCTATATCTCAGTAAATAAAGAGTGGAAGCCGAATATATATTTTACAGGGAACCTTATTGCTGCGCTTGCTTTAGTTGCAAGCTCGTTATTGATTTCTTCTTATCAGGCAGTGGTAATCAATGGTTTTTGGGCTTTAATCTCGATACTGTTAATTATCAAGTTTGATATGAGCACAATCGCCTTTTCAAAGCGTGCTTTCTATTTAGGGCTTATATTGATACTGGCTTGGTCAGCATACATTGCATACAAGCATGGCATTAATTCACTCGCGTTTTTTACTTATTTAGGGTGGTCTTCTAGCTATGTTTTTTGTCTTTCATATTTTTTATTTTGTAGTAAAAAATTAAACCGTATTAGCTACTTGTTACTTAATGCTTTTGCCGCAAGTGCACTTTTACCTATTTTATGGAGGCAAGAAAATTGGCCAGTATTTAGTCTTGAAATATGTTGGGTGTTAATATCAATTTATGGTGCGTATACACAGGTTGACGAAGTACACCTAATTGATTAA
- a CDS encoding glutathione S-transferase, translating to MTLPILYSLRNCPYAMRARIAIYRSSVPIELRDIVLKNKPKEMLLASPKGTVPTLVLPSGKVVDESLDVMLWALNTNDPYGLLGANKEQLHNMLTLIHRFDHEFKQALEQYKCAKRYHEANIEQCREKCELYIQEIEQRLNKGNYLINTEESLADIAILPFIRQFARVERQWYLQSPYPNLKKWLKHYLQSAMFTKVMAKYPLWKLSSEPVIFSGSK from the coding sequence ATGACATTACCTATATTGTATTCGTTAAGAAATTGTCCATATGCCATGCGCGCCCGAATCGCTATTTATCGGTCGTCAGTGCCTATTGAACTACGTGATATTGTATTAAAAAATAAACCTAAAGAAATGTTACTTGCTTCGCCTAAAGGTACAGTGCCTACTTTAGTACTTCCATCAGGAAAGGTGGTTGATGAAAGTTTAGACGTAATGCTATGGGCACTAAATACAAATGACCCATACGGTTTACTCGGCGCTAATAAAGAGCAACTACATAACATGCTAACTTTAATTCATCGGTTTGATCACGAATTTAAGCAAGCACTAGAGCAATATAAATGTGCCAAACGTTATCATGAAGCTAACATAGAACAATGCAGAGAGAAGTGTGAACTTTATATTCAAGAGATAGAGCAGCGACTAAACAAAGGCAATTACCTTATTAACACTGAAGAAAGTCTTGCAGATATTGCTATTTTACCTTTTATTCGCCAGTTTGCTCGTGTAGAACGTCAGTGGTATTTACAGTCGCCTTATCCCAACCTAAAAAAGTGGCTTAAACACTATTTACAAAGTGCGATGTTTACTAAGGTTATGGCTAAATATCCTTTATGGAAATTGAGTAGTGAGCCTGTTATATTTTCTGGCAGTAAATAA
- a CDS encoding pirin family protein, translating to MNGAHQKISASQLHYLPSSQMHPANTRFHFSFANYYDPTRMGFGALRVLNDDEIKPHSGFGRHQHKNMEIISYVVKGKLTHWDSVTQKEATIGRGYVQAISSGTGVWHTEMNKQSQWCRLLQIWITPQKRGGNARYNQQGFELKDRENKLLHIVGRANTKNKAPLYINADVNFYASELTDSRVVVEFELKAGRQAYINCVEGSVHIDGFPALNERDSLAITTPTRLKIMLKGNHAHVIVIEMKKSKK from the coding sequence ATGAATGGTGCACATCAAAAGATTAGCGCGTCACAGTTGCATTATTTGCCTAGTAGTCAGATGCATCCGGCAAATACTCGCTTTCATTTCTCGTTTGCTAACTATTACGACCCAACACGCATGGGGTTTGGCGCATTACGTGTACTAAATGATGATGAAATTAAGCCTCATAGTGGTTTTGGTCGACATCAGCACAAAAATATGGAAATTATCAGTTATGTAGTTAAGGGTAAGTTAACTCATTGGGACAGTGTTACGCAAAAAGAAGCAACAATTGGTCGAGGTTATGTTCAGGCTATATCATCTGGTACAGGCGTATGGCATACAGAAATGAACAAACAAAGTCAGTGGTGTCGTCTGCTACAAATTTGGATAACACCGCAAAAGCGTGGTGGCAATGCTCGTTATAATCAGCAAGGCTTTGAGCTTAAGGATAGAGAAAATAAGCTATTGCATATTGTTGGCCGTGCAAATACTAAAAACAAGGCACCTTTGTATATAAATGCAGATGTTAATTTTTACGCATCAGAGTTGACAGATTCTAGAGTCGTAGTCGAATTTGAATTAAAGGCAGGCCGACAGGCTTACATTAATTGTGTTGAAGGTAGTGTGCATATAGATGGATTTCCAGCGCTTAATGAAAGAGATTCGTTGGCGATAACTACGCCGACAAGGTTAAAGATCATGCTAAAAGGTAATCATGCACACGTTATTGTTATTGAGATGAAAAAATCAAAAAAATAA
- a CDS encoding glutathione S-transferase family protein, with product MTTVKNSWNSSIKDGEYQRKESQFRNWITPDGSAGVSGRSGFKAEAGRYHLYVSLACPWAHRTLVFRQLKGLEDLITVSVVHPIMHENGWSFQHDEESAKLYGTTGDDLDGDNFIAEKYVAQDPNYSGVNSVPILWDKKDKVIVNNESSEIIRMFNSAFNDITGNTLDFYPEELRETIDHVNELVYHKINNGVYKTGFATTQGAYDRNVEELFSALEHLEEKLSKQRYLAGDKITEADWRLWVTLVRFDWVYHTHFKCNLNLIAQYENIYNYMLELYQIPNIAKTVNEAHIKCHYYASHLAINPYGIIPITHQQDWTVTHNRNRTFN from the coding sequence ATGACAACAGTAAAAAATAGTTGGAATAGCAGCATTAAAGATGGTGAATATCAGCGTAAAGAATCGCAGTTTAGAAATTGGATTACGCCAGACGGTAGTGCTGGTGTATCCGGGCGTAGCGGCTTCAAAGCCGAAGCAGGACGATACCATTTATATGTGTCACTTGCCTGTCCTTGGGCACATCGTACTTTGGTGTTTCGTCAATTAAAAGGTTTAGAAGATTTAATTACAGTGAGTGTAGTTCACCCTATTATGCACGAAAATGGTTGGAGTTTTCAGCATGATGAAGAGTCTGCAAAGCTTTATGGAACTACGGGTGATGACTTAGATGGTGATAACTTTATTGCAGAGAAATACGTAGCACAAGATCCTAATTATAGTGGTGTGAATAGTGTGCCAATCCTTTGGGATAAAAAAGATAAAGTTATTGTAAATAATGAGTCTTCTGAAATTATTCGTATGTTTAACAGTGCGTTCAACGACATTACTGGTAATACTCTCGATTTTTATCCTGAAGAATTACGAGAAACAATTGATCATGTAAATGAATTGGTATATCACAAAATAAATAATGGTGTTTATAAAACGGGCTTTGCAACCACGCAAGGCGCTTACGATAGGAACGTAGAAGAGCTATTTAGTGCACTTGAACACCTTGAAGAAAAACTGTCAAAACAACGGTATTTAGCTGGTGATAAAATAACTGAAGCAGACTGGCGTTTATGGGTAACTTTAGTGCGATTTGATTGGGTTTATCATACGCATTTTAAATGTAATTTGAATTTAATAGCGCAATACGAGAACATTTACAATTATATGTTAGAGCTATATCAAATCCCAAACATTGCTAAAACTGTAAATGAGGCTCATATTAAGTGTCATTATTATGCGAGTCATTTAGCGATTAACCCATACGGCATAATACCGATCACGCATCAACAAGATTGGACAGTAACACACAACCGAAATAGAACATTTAATTAG
- a CDS encoding nitroreductase family protein, protein MSNLQTLQQVAQTRRSIYSLNSQLPVAKEEVVKLVEHAILHTPSAFNSQSSRAIVLFGQEHHKLWQITEDTLRDIVNDDEKFVPTKQKIDSFKAGAGTVLFFEDDSVVKHLQSQFAMYADKFPSWSDHASGMHQYAVWTGLASLNIGANLQHYNPVIDKKVASTWDVDSNWTLVAQMVFGGIEQAAGDKSFEPIEKRLKVFG, encoded by the coding sequence ATGTCAAACCTACAAACTTTACAACAAGTAGCGCAAACGCGTCGTTCAATATATAGCTTAAATAGCCAATTACCCGTGGCAAAAGAAGAGGTTGTTAAATTAGTAGAGCACGCTATTTTACATACACCATCAGCATTTAACTCACAATCGTCGCGCGCTATTGTATTATTTGGCCAAGAGCATCATAAACTATGGCAAATTACAGAAGACACCTTGCGAGATATCGTAAACGATGATGAAAAGTTTGTACCGACTAAGCAAAAAATTGATAGCTTTAAAGCCGGTGCAGGCACGGTTCTCTTCTTTGAAGACGATAGTGTTGTTAAGCATTTGCAAAGTCAATTTGCGATGTATGCAGATAAATTTCCATCATGGTCTGATCATGCCAGCGGTATGCATCAATACGCAGTGTGGACAGGGCTAGCAAGTTTAAACATAGGTGCTAACCTTCAGCATTATAATCCAGTGATTGATAAAAAAGTTGCGAGTACTTGGGATGTTGATTCAAACTGGACTTTAGTTGCTCAAATGGTATTTGGTGGTATTGAACAAGCGGCCGGTGATAAATCATTTGAACCAATTGAAAAGCGTTTAAAAGTGTTTGGCTAA
- a CDS encoding peptidase U32 family protein codes for MNPKIELLAPGGDVDAIKAAIIAGADAVYCGLDTFNARNRASNISFEELVGVIRLAHQYQCQIFLTLNIVILEREFKTLAKLLSKLVNTTLDGVIVQDIGLCYVLRKYFPSLDIHASTQLTTHNVGQIPFLKKLGASRVNLSRELNLREITSMAEAGRKHGVLTEVFVHGSLCVAFSGLCYSTSASVGNSGNRGRCSQACREEYETTASGNNFPLNIKDNSAFFDLPALIDAGVHSFKVEGRIKGASYVHTVVDSFRKQIDGFIETGALTQNGERLYKVFNRDFSNAFLRGDLNQSMFIENPRDNSKNHAIESHALKTYGIDASNTISVVQVQEVEQSLNQEKDQITATVFDKIKHLNIDKIPLNLEFSGDVGQPLSIKVSTHNDISERVTDGINLSLSSEQQTFVVNSEQVLTATEQVGIDAGVIEKRFKSLSSAEYDLQTLNIDNLASKVSIPFKVLTLMKNKIISLLNKQEFLPEVELPVLESHAKVDTVNIAETVKRANLSILICDEADVGLADETDAAIYFKLPDAYKRGCTKYVEFLTANPRLIPWFPSVLIGKDYDVALTILEQVKPQLIVTNNTGIAFRAFELGIKWIAGPFLNTTNSYVLLAMQEAFNCSGAFISNEINKQQIKTIARPKNFKMMYSIYHPILLMASRQCFFQQSVGCEKPRIDNGCMLSCDKSTSITNLKGVSFAIDKQKAGYPSIYNKDQFLNTDVIDDLADIFDDFMIDLTNIGAGDKESPDKVMLIKQFEQLLSGELTNDLPVKETLGIMVPEQTNIQYFNGL; via the coding sequence ATGAACCCTAAAATTGAATTATTGGCACCTGGTGGCGATGTTGATGCGATAAAAGCCGCTATTATTGCTGGCGCTGATGCAGTCTATTGTGGTTTAGACACATTTAATGCCCGCAATCGCGCGTCTAATATTTCATTTGAAGAATTGGTAGGGGTTATTCGACTAGCACATCAGTATCAGTGTCAGATATTTTTAACGCTTAATATTGTTATTTTAGAGCGAGAGTTTAAAACACTAGCGAAACTGTTAAGTAAGTTGGTTAATACCACGTTAGACGGCGTAATAGTGCAAGATATTGGCTTGTGCTATGTGCTGAGAAAGTACTTTCCGAGTTTAGATATACATGCTTCAACGCAGTTAACCACTCATAATGTTGGGCAAATTCCTTTTCTGAAAAAACTGGGGGCATCTCGAGTAAATTTATCGAGAGAATTAAATTTACGCGAAATTACATCAATGGCTGAAGCCGGCCGTAAACATGGCGTATTAACCGAAGTGTTTGTTCATGGTTCGCTGTGTGTGGCATTTTCAGGTTTATGCTATTCAACCTCCGCTAGTGTTGGTAACTCAGGTAACCGCGGTCGCTGCAGTCAAGCATGCCGTGAAGAATATGAAACGACCGCGTCAGGTAATAATTTCCCATTAAATATCAAAGACAATTCTGCCTTTTTTGATTTACCTGCATTAATTGATGCTGGCGTTCATTCCTTTAAAGTAGAGGGGCGTATTAAAGGTGCAAGTTATGTTCATACTGTGGTTGATAGTTTCCGAAAACAAATCGATGGTTTTATTGAAACAGGCGCATTAACTCAAAATGGAGAACGCTTATATAAAGTGTTTAATCGTGATTTTTCAAATGCATTTTTACGAGGTGACTTAAACCAGTCGATGTTTATTGAAAATCCACGCGACAATTCAAAAAATCATGCGATTGAAAGTCATGCACTTAAAACATATGGTATCGATGCAAGCAACACCATTTCAGTTGTACAAGTTCAGGAAGTTGAGCAAAGCCTTAATCAAGAAAAAGATCAAATAACGGCAACTGTTTTTGACAAAATTAAACACCTTAACATTGATAAAATACCGCTTAACCTTGAATTTTCTGGTGATGTTGGTCAGCCGTTGTCAATTAAAGTGTCTACCCATAATGATATATCAGAACGTGTTACTGATGGTATTAATCTAAGCCTTAGTAGCGAACAGCAAACTTTTGTGGTTAACTCAGAGCAAGTATTAACAGCTACTGAACAAGTTGGCATTGATGCAGGCGTTATTGAAAAACGTTTTAAAAGCTTATCAAGTGCTGAATATGATTTACAAACACTCAATATTGATAATTTAGCTAGTAAAGTAAGTATTCCATTTAAAGTATTAACATTAATGAAAAATAAAATAATTTCATTGTTAAATAAGCAAGAATTCTTACCCGAAGTAGAATTACCTGTGCTTGAGAGTCATGCCAAAGTTGATACTGTAAATATTGCTGAAACAGTTAAACGTGCTAATTTGTCGATATTAATTTGTGATGAAGCCGATGTTGGCTTAGCTGATGAAACAGATGCAGCTATTTATTTCAAATTACCAGACGCTTATAAACGTGGTTGTACAAAATACGTTGAATTTTTAACAGCAAATCCACGATTAATTCCATGGTTTCCGTCAGTATTAATTGGTAAAGATTACGACGTCGCATTAACTATTTTAGAACAAGTGAAACCACAGCTCATTGTTACTAATAACACAGGCATTGCTTTTCGTGCCTTTGAACTCGGGATAAAATGGATAGCAGGACCATTTTTAAATACGACTAATTCTTATGTGTTACTCGCGATGCAAGAAGCATTTAATTGTAGTGGTGCGTTTATTTCAAATGAAATTAACAAACAACAAATTAAAACAATTGCCCGCCCTAAAAACTTTAAAATGATGTACAGTATTTATCACCCCATTTTACTTATGGCGAGTAGACAGTGTTTTTTCCAACAAAGTGTTGGCTGTGAAAAACCGCGTATTGATAATGGTTGTATGCTCTCTTGTGATAAATCTACCAGTATTACTAATCTTAAAGGGGTTTCGTTTGCCATCGACAAACAAAAGGCGGGTTACCCAAGTATTTATAATAAAGATCAGTTTTTAAACACTGATGTGATCGACGATCTTGCAGATATAT